The following proteins are co-located in the Cydia fagiglandana chromosome 2, ilCydFagi1.1, whole genome shotgun sequence genome:
- the LOC134679637 gene encoding uncharacterized protein LOC134679637, translating into MGILLSRHHSWCCVKGRLHAAATRRRAKKYCQCGKGGRQFRRPKFLMIRRKRPVFQGCTFCSGSYNCCHDTSPGLKPKLPNKSILHASQITSKPNLTECACTKTKNCNGKAIHQAGIQNLCRFTVDAYFT; encoded by the exons ATGG GTATATTGTTGTCGCGGCATCACAGCTGGTGCTGCGTGAAAGGGCGTCTCCACGCGGCCGCCACCCGGCGCCGGGCGAAGAAATACTGTCAGTGTGGCAAAGGAGGCCGCCAATTCAGGAGGCCGAAATTTTTAATGATAAGAAGAAAAAGGCCTGTG TTTCAAGGGTGCACTTTCTGTTCCGGGTCATACAACTGCTGCCACGATACTTCACCAGGACTCAAACCAAAACTGCCAAACAAGTCCATACTTCACGCTTCGCAAATTACATCCAAACCGAATCTTACT GAATGCGCATGcactaaaaccaaaaactgcaaTGGCAAAGCGATTCACCAAGCTGGCATACAGAACCTGTGTAGGTTTACTGTTGATGCGTACTTTACTTGA